In one window of Macaca thibetana thibetana isolate TM-01 chromosome 5, ASM2454274v1, whole genome shotgun sequence DNA:
- the EREG gene encoding proepiregulin — MNGYCLHGQCIYLVDMSQNYCRCEVGYTGVRCEHFYLTVHQPLSKEYVALTVILIILFLIIVVGSTYYFCRWYRNRKSKEPKKEYERVTSGDPELPQV, encoded by the exons ATGAATGGCTACTGTTTGCATGGACAGTGCATCTACCTGGTGGACATGAGTCAAAATTACTGCAG GTGTGAAGTGGGTTATACTGGTGTCCGATGTGAACATTTCTATTTAACCGTCCACCAACCTTTAAGCAAAGAATATGTGGCTTTGACCGtgattcttattattttgtttcttatcatAGTTGTCGGTTCCACATATTATTTCTGCAGATG GTACAGGAATCGAAAAAGTAAAGAACCAAAGAAGGAATATGAGAGAGTTACCTCAGGGGATCCAGAGTTGCCGCAAGTCTGA